A part of Cervus elaphus chromosome 11, mCerEla1.1, whole genome shotgun sequence genomic DNA contains:
- the KCNS3 gene encoding potassium voltage-gated channel subfamily S member 3, whose translation MVFGEFFHRPGPDEELVNLNVGGFKQTVDQSTLLRFPHTRLGKLLSCHSEEAILELCDDYSVADKEYYFDRNPSLFRYVLNFYYTGKLHVMEELCVFSFCQEIEYWGINELFLDSCCSNRYQERKEENHEKDWDQKSNDVSTDSSFEESSLFEKELEKFDKLRFGQLRKKIWIRMENPAYCLSAKLIAISSLSVVLASIVAMCIHSMSEFQNEDGEVDDPVLEGVEIACIAWFTGELAIRLVTAPCQKKFWKNPLNIIDFVSIVPFYATLAVDTKEEESEDIENMGKVVQILRLMRIFRILKLARHSVGLRSLGATLRHSYHEVGLLLLFLSVGISIFSVLIYSVEKDDHTSSLTSIPVCWWWATISMTTVGYGDTHPVTLVGKLIASTCIICGILVVALPITIIFNKFSKYYQKQKDIDVDQCSEDPPEKCQELPYFNIRDIYAQRMHAFITSLSSVGIVVSDPDSTDASSIEDNEDVYNTASLENCPPT comes from the coding sequence ATGGTGTTTGGTGAGTTTTTCCATCGCCCTGGACCAGACGAGGAACTTGTCAACTTGAACGTGGGTGGCTTTAAGCAGACGGTCGACCAGAGCACCCTCCTGCGCTTCCCTCACACCAGACTCGGGAAGCTGCTCAGCTGCCACTCGGAAGAGGCCATCCTGGAACTGTGCGATGACTACAGCGTGGCCGATAAGGAGTACTACTTTGATCGCAACCCCTCGCTGTTCAGATACGTCTTGAACTTCTATTACACGGGGAAGCTGCACGTCATGGAGGAGCTGTGTGTGTTCTCATTCTGCCAGGAGATCGAGTACTGGGGCATCAACGAGCTCTTCCTGGATTCCTGCTGCAGTAATCGCTACCAGGAGCGCAAGGAGGAGAACCACGAGAAGGACTGGGACCAGAAGAGCAACGACGTGAGTACCGACTCTTCCTTCGAAGAGTCGTCTCTGTTTGAGAAGGAGCTGGAGAAGTTTGACAAGCTGCGATTCGGCCAGCTCCGGAAGAAGATTTGGATTCGGATGGAGAACCCAGCCTACTGCCTGTCGGCCAAGCTCATCGCCATCTCCTCCCTGAGCGTGGTGCTGGCCTCCATCGTGGCCATGTGCATCCACAGCATGTCGGAGTTCCAGAACGAGGATGGGGAGGTGGACGACCCCGTGCTGGAAGGTGTGGAGATCGCGTGCATCGCCTGGTTCACGGGTGAGCTGGCCATCCGGCTGGTTACCGCTCCCTGTCAAAAGAAATTCTGGAAGAACCCTCTGAACATAATTGACTTCGTGTCCATTGTTCCCTTTTATGCCACATTGGCTGTAGACACCAAGGAGGAAGAGAGTGAGGACATAGAGAACATGGGCAAAGTGGTCCAGATCCTCAGGCTCATGAGGATTTTCCGAATTCTCAAGCTTGCCCGGCACTCGGTGGGACTTCGGTCTCTCGGTGCCACACTGAGGCATAGCTACCATGAAGTTGGCCTGCTGCTTCTCTTCCTGTCGGTGGGCATCTCTATCTTTTCTGTGCTTATCTACTCCGTGGAGAAAGACGACCACACCTCCAGCCTCACCAGCATCCCCGTCTGCTGGTGGTGGGCCACCATAAGCATGACGACCGTGGGCTATGGAGACACCCACCCGGTCACCTTGGTGGGAAAGCTGATCGCCAGCACATGCATCATCTGTGGCATCTTGGTGGTGGCCCTTCCCATCACCATTATCTTCAACAAGTTCTCCAAGTACTACCAGAAGCAAAAGGACATCGATGTGGACCAGTGTAGTGAGGACCCACCAGAGAAGTGTCAGGAGCTCCCTTACTTTAACATTAGAGACATTTATGCCCAGCGGATGCACGCCTTCATCACCAGTCTCTCTTCGGTGGGAATTGTGGTGAGCGACCCTGACTCCACAGACGCTTCAAGCATTGAAGACAACGAGGATGTTTATAACACAGCATCCTTGGAGAATTGCCCCCCAACGTGA